The Streptomyces sp. NBC_01689 genome includes a window with the following:
- a CDS encoding 3-hydroxyacyl-CoA dehydrogenase, which translates to MTALDLNSPVAVVGTGTMGQGIAQVALVAGHPVRLYDTLAGRADAAAEAIGARLDRLVEKGRFGAADRDAARERLRPARSLDELADCALVIEAVLEQLDVKQRLFRDLEDIVEEDCLLATNTSSLSVTAIGGALRNPGRLVGLHFFNPAPLLPLVEVVSGHATDFSSATRAYETARAWGKTPVACADTPGFIVNRIARPFYAEAFAVYESQAADPATIDAVLRESGGFRMGAFELTDLIGQDVNESVTHSVWQAFFQDLRFTPSLAQRRLVESGRHGRKTGHGWYDYGDDAERPEPHTAEKAQPPAHVVVEGDLGPACELLALIREAGIQVREEEEDHGTRLVLPGGGQLALADGQTSIEFRDVVYFDLALDYRRATRIALSASQDTAPQTVAEAIGLFQALGKDVSVIGDAPGMIVARTVARIVDLAHDAVAKGVATEEDIDTAMRLGVNYPLGPFEWSRRLGRSWAHDLLEELHLREPSGRYAPSLALYRHGHASEKREGTS; encoded by the coding sequence ATGACAGCACTCGACCTCAACAGCCCCGTGGCCGTCGTCGGCACCGGCACCATGGGCCAGGGCATCGCCCAGGTCGCGCTGGTCGCGGGCCACCCCGTACGGCTCTACGACACCCTCGCGGGCCGCGCCGACGCGGCGGCCGAAGCGATCGGCGCGCGCCTCGACCGGCTGGTCGAGAAGGGCCGGTTCGGCGCCGCCGACCGGGACGCCGCACGCGAGCGGCTGCGACCCGCGCGAAGCCTCGACGAGTTGGCGGACTGCGCGCTCGTCATCGAGGCGGTCCTCGAACAACTCGACGTCAAGCAGCGGCTGTTCCGCGATCTCGAGGACATCGTCGAGGAGGACTGCCTGCTCGCCACCAACACCTCGTCCCTGTCCGTCACCGCCATCGGCGGAGCCCTGCGCAACCCCGGCCGCCTGGTCGGACTGCACTTCTTCAACCCTGCGCCGCTGCTGCCCCTCGTGGAGGTCGTCTCCGGGCACGCGACCGACTTCTCGTCGGCCACGCGCGCGTACGAGACGGCACGGGCCTGGGGGAAGACCCCGGTCGCCTGCGCGGACACCCCCGGCTTCATCGTCAACCGCATCGCGCGGCCCTTCTACGCCGAGGCCTTCGCGGTCTACGAGTCGCAGGCCGCCGACCCCGCCACCATCGACGCGGTCCTGCGCGAGTCCGGCGGCTTCCGGATGGGCGCCTTCGAACTCACCGACCTGATCGGCCAGGACGTCAACGAGTCCGTCACGCACTCCGTGTGGCAGGCCTTCTTCCAGGACCTGCGCTTCACCCCCTCGCTCGCCCAGCGCCGGCTCGTCGAGTCCGGCCGGCACGGCCGCAAGACGGGACACGGCTGGTACGACTACGGGGACGACGCCGAACGTCCCGAGCCGCACACCGCGGAGAAGGCGCAGCCGCCCGCCCATGTCGTCGTCGAGGGCGACCTGGGACCCGCCTGCGAACTGCTCGCCCTGATCCGCGAGGCGGGCATCCAGGTCCGCGAGGAGGAAGAGGACCACGGAACCCGCCTGGTGCTGCCCGGTGGTGGCCAGCTGGCCCTCGCCGACGGCCAGACCTCGATCGAGTTCCGCGACGTCGTCTACTTCGACCTGGCGCTGGACTACCGCAGGGCCACCCGCATCGCCCTGTCCGCCTCCCAGGACACCGCGCCGCAGACGGTCGCGGAGGCCATCGGCCTCTTCCAGGCACTGGGCAAGGACGTCAGCGTGATCGGGGACGCGCCCGGCATGATCGTCGCCCGGACCGTGGCCCGCATCGTCGACCTGGCGCACGACGCCGTCGCGAAGGGCGTCGCCACCGAGGAGGACATCGACACCGCGATGCGCCTGGGTGTCAACTACCCGCTGGGGCCCTTCGAATGGAGCCGCAGGCTCGGCAGGAGCTGGGCCCACGACCTCCTGGAGGAGCTGCACCTGCGCGAGCCCTCCGGCCGCTACGCCCCCTCACTCGCGCTGTACCGCCACGGGCACGCCAGTGAGAAGAGGGAGGGCACCTCATGA
- the paaN gene encoding phenylacetic acid degradation protein PaaN, producing MAAELTAHQLIAQHRPTLDQTLEAIRTRAYWSPHPEHPKAYGENGSLGMAEGKAAFDALLGTRLDLGQPGTDDWVGGEVSPYGIALDVTYPHADIDVLLPAMRAGQVAWRDAGAETRAMVCLEILKRIADRTHEFAHAVMHTSGQAFMMAFQAGGPHAQDRGLEAVAYAYAEQVRTPDTAEWTKPQGKRDPITLTKQFTPVPRGIALVIGCNTFPTWNGYPGLFASLATGNAVLVKPHPRAVLPLALTVGIAREVLAEAGFDPNLVALAAERPGEGIAKTLAVRPEIRIIDYTGSTAFGDWLETHARQAQVYTEKAGVNTVIVESTADYKGMLSNLAFSLSLYSGQMCTTPQNLLVPRDGIRTDEGPKSYDEVVADLARSVGGLLGDDARANGLLGAIVNPDVKARLEAAAGLGEVALPSREITNPEFPDAVVRTPVIVKLDGARKYWEGSDDEAAYMSECFGPVSFAVAVDSAADAVDLLRRTVRDKGAMTVGAYTTDEEFERAVEEVCLEESAQLSLNLTGGVYVNQTAAFSDFHGSGGNPAANAALCDGAFVANRFRVVEVRREL from the coding sequence ATGGCCGCCGAACTCACCGCGCACCAGTTGATCGCCCAGCACCGGCCCACCCTCGACCAGACGCTGGAAGCGATCCGCACGCGCGCGTACTGGTCCCCGCATCCCGAACACCCCAAGGCCTACGGCGAGAACGGCAGCCTGGGCATGGCCGAGGGCAAGGCCGCCTTCGACGCGCTCCTCGGCACCCGCCTCGACCTCGGCCAGCCGGGCACCGACGACTGGGTGGGCGGCGAGGTCTCGCCGTACGGCATCGCGCTGGACGTCACGTACCCGCACGCGGACATCGACGTGCTGCTGCCCGCCATGCGGGCCGGTCAGGTTGCCTGGCGCGACGCGGGCGCGGAGACACGCGCGATGGTCTGCCTGGAGATCCTCAAGCGGATCGCCGACCGGACCCACGAGTTCGCGCACGCGGTGATGCACACCAGCGGCCAGGCCTTCATGATGGCGTTCCAGGCGGGCGGCCCGCACGCACAGGACCGCGGCCTGGAGGCGGTGGCCTACGCCTACGCGGAGCAGGTCCGCACCCCGGACACCGCGGAGTGGACCAAGCCCCAGGGCAAGCGGGACCCGATCACCCTCACCAAGCAGTTCACCCCGGTCCCCCGCGGCATCGCGCTCGTGATCGGCTGCAACACCTTCCCGACGTGGAACGGCTACCCGGGCCTGTTCGCCTCCCTGGCCACCGGCAACGCCGTCCTCGTGAAGCCCCACCCGCGCGCGGTGCTGCCGCTCGCGCTCACCGTGGGCATCGCGCGCGAGGTGCTCGCCGAGGCGGGATTCGACCCGAACCTGGTGGCGCTGGCCGCCGAGCGCCCCGGGGAGGGCATCGCCAAGACCCTGGCCGTCCGTCCCGAGATCCGGATCATCGACTACACGGGCTCGACCGCGTTCGGAGACTGGCTGGAGACCCACGCCCGCCAGGCGCAGGTCTACACCGAGAAGGCCGGCGTCAACACGGTGATCGTGGAGTCCACCGCCGACTACAAGGGCATGCTGTCCAACCTGGCCTTCTCCCTGTCCCTGTACAGCGGCCAGATGTGCACGACCCCGCAGAACCTCCTGGTCCCGCGCGACGGCATCCGCACGGACGAGGGCCCCAAGTCGTACGACGAGGTCGTCGCCGACCTGGCCCGGTCGGTCGGCGGGCTCCTCGGGGACGACGCCCGGGCCAACGGGCTGCTCGGAGCCATCGTGAACCCGGACGTGAAGGCCCGCCTGGAGGCCGCCGCCGGCCTCGGCGAGGTCGCCCTCCCCTCCCGGGAGATCACCAACCCGGAGTTCCCCGACGCCGTCGTGCGCACGCCGGTGATCGTGAAGCTCGACGGCGCCCGCAAGTACTGGGAGGGCTCGGACGACGAGGCCGCCTACATGAGCGAGTGCTTCGGCCCCGTCTCCTTCGCGGTCGCGGTCGACTCCGCGGCGGACGCCGTGGACCTGCTCCGCCGGACCGTGCGGGACAAGGGCGCGATGACCGTCGGCGCGTACACCACCGACGAGGAGTTCGAGCGGGCCGTCGAGGAGGTCTGCCTGGAGGAGTCCGCCCAGCTCTCCCTGAACCTCACGGGCGGGGTGTACGTCAACCAGACGGCGGCCTTCTCCGACTTCCACGGCTCCGGCGGCAACCCGGCGGCGAACGCGGCGCTGTGCGACGGCGCGTTCGTGGCGAACCGCTTCCGGGTGGTCGAGGTGCGGCGCGAGCTCTAG
- a CDS encoding TrmH family RNA methyltransferase: MKDPADHRDPGEDQAPADHRAPGDDLAPADAGAVADARAVAGGRDGARDTVDTWQRFAGAGVLLDGFHALKHAVRFRAEILAAVTGDRRAALALADELAPDVRDTLDGLLVEVPEAVYRSLVPRPHPTAVAALAVRPSREDGLGALTAAARTAPVVVLDQPRNLGNVGAVIRLAAGFGVTGVVTTGTLDPWHPTVVRGGAGLHFATAVERLTVAELPPGPVFALDPEGEDIRGTKLPDDAVLAFGSERSGLSPELRARADRLVSLPMRPQVSSYNLATSVAMTLFHWSAAGGAPVRSRADTT; the protein is encoded by the coding sequence ATGAAGGACCCCGCTGACCACCGCGACCCTGGCGAAGACCAGGCCCCCGCTGACCACCGCGCCCCCGGCGACGACCTGGCCCCGGCTGATGCCGGTGCCGTGGCTGACGCCCGCGCCGTGGCTGGCGGCCGCGACGGAGCGCGGGACACGGTGGACACCTGGCAGCGGTTCGCCGGCGCCGGTGTCCTGCTCGACGGTTTCCACGCGCTCAAGCACGCGGTGCGCTTCCGGGCCGAGATCCTGGCGGCGGTCACCGGTGACCGGCGGGCGGCGCTGGCGCTCGCCGACGAACTGGCGCCGGACGTGCGCGACACCCTGGACGGCCTGCTGGTGGAGGTCCCGGAGGCCGTCTACCGGTCCCTGGTCCCGCGTCCGCACCCGACCGCGGTCGCCGCGCTCGCGGTGCGTCCCTCCCGCGAGGACGGTCTGGGGGCGCTGACGGCCGCGGCCCGCACGGCGCCGGTAGTGGTGCTCGACCAGCCGCGCAACCTCGGCAACGTGGGCGCCGTGATCCGGCTGGCGGCCGGCTTCGGCGTGACCGGGGTCGTCACGACGGGAACCCTCGACCCCTGGCACCCGACGGTGGTGCGCGGCGGGGCGGGCCTGCACTTCGCGACCGCCGTGGAGCGGCTGACGGTCGCGGAGCTGCCGCCCGGGCCGGTGTTCGCCCTCGATCCGGAGGGCGAGGACATCCGGGGAACGAAGCTCCCGGACGACGCCGTGCTCGCGTTCGGCTCCGAGCGCAGCGGCCTCTCCCCCGAACTGCGGGCCCGGGCCGACCGCCTGGTGTCGCTGCCGATGCGCCCCCAGGTCTCCAGCTACAACCTCGCGACCAGTGTGGCCATGACGCTGTTCCACTGGAGCGCCGCCGGGGGCGCGCCCGTCAGGTCCCGGGCCGACACGACCTAG
- a CDS encoding HTTM domain-containing protein, whose translation MNRFAVPVSRGITRVTDAALGPYQAAVIRIGFAGTWLLFLLREFPDRQEMYGPDGPWSWELGRRLVADNHAFTALMWSDSQVWFESVYALAVLSSVLLLAGWRTRTMSVLFMVGVLSLQNRSVFMGDGGDNVIHLMAMYLVGTRCGRVWSLDARRARLAGEARARGEASRAAGPDRVGPVLWAVLGLLLAAVTAAGHLGAGWSAVFWGLWAVQALWWATGRARTRQPRILLDVIANVVHNAALFVIMAEACLIYATAGWYKIQGSRWQDGTAVYYPLHLDYFSPWPALSDLLAAHGTIVMLVTYGTVVVQVAFPFTLFNRRVKNVLLAAMMTEHAVIAVVLGLPFFSLAMIAADSVFLPTPFLRRLGGLAARAWGRFLPGGGAKLPGQRAGGPRTPEGTEDAHVGFTA comes from the coding sequence ATGAACCGATTCGCCGTGCCCGTCTCCCGTGGCATCACCCGGGTCACCGACGCCGCGCTGGGCCCGTACCAGGCCGCCGTGATCCGTATCGGCTTCGCCGGCACCTGGCTGCTCTTCCTGCTGCGGGAGTTCCCCGACCGTCAGGAGATGTACGGCCCGGACGGACCCTGGAGCTGGGAGCTCGGCCGGCGGCTCGTCGCGGACAACCACGCCTTCACGGCCCTGATGTGGTCCGACAGCCAGGTGTGGTTCGAGAGCGTCTACGCCCTGGCCGTCCTCTCCAGCGTCCTGCTGCTGGCGGGCTGGCGGACCCGCACGATGTCCGTGCTGTTCATGGTCGGCGTGCTCTCCCTGCAGAACCGCAGCGTCTTCATGGGGGACGGCGGGGACAACGTCATCCATCTGATGGCGATGTACCTGGTGGGCACGCGCTGCGGCCGGGTGTGGTCGCTGGACGCCCGGCGCGCACGGCTCGCGGGGGAGGCACGCGCGCGCGGTGAGGCCTCCCGGGCCGCGGGCCCGGACCGGGTCGGGCCCGTCCTGTGGGCGGTGCTCGGTCTGCTGCTGGCCGCGGTGACGGCGGCGGGACACCTCGGGGCCGGCTGGTCGGCGGTCTTCTGGGGCCTGTGGGCCGTACAGGCGCTGTGGTGGGCCACCGGCCGGGCACGCACCCGGCAGCCGCGGATCCTGCTCGACGTGATCGCCAACGTGGTGCACAACGCGGCGCTGTTCGTGATCATGGCCGAGGCGTGTCTGATCTACGCGACGGCGGGCTGGTACAAGATCCAGGGCTCGCGCTGGCAGGACGGCACCGCGGTCTACTACCCGCTCCACCTCGACTACTTCTCGCCCTGGCCGGCCCTGTCCGACCTGCTGGCCGCACACGGCACGATCGTGATGCTGGTGACCTACGGGACGGTCGTCGTGCAGGTCGCCTTCCCCTTCACGCTGTTCAACCGGCGGGTCAAGAACGTGCTGCTGGCGGCGATGATGACGGAGCACGCCGTGATCGCCGTGGTCCTCGGACTGCCGTTCTTCTCGCTCGCGATGATCGCCGCCGACTCGGTGTTCCTGCCGACGCCCTTCCTGCGGCGGCTGGGCGGACTGGCGGCACGCGCGTGGGGCCGGTTCCTGCCGGGCGGCGGCGCGAAGCTGCCGGGCCAGCGCGCGGGGGGCCCGCGCACCCCGGAGGGAACCGAGGACGCGCACGTAGGCTTCACCGCATGA
- a CDS encoding DUF5819 family protein translates to MDAYDEGSDARHGPDGPGSPLRDGPVPTGALPDDAPPAAAPEPAGGEVAAERDPTPGGPAREPSDADPSDAHPSRAEALHADRSDADPSRAETPHADPSPADPSEKPHADPPHAASPRGMPEPSPTTREPFPQPATTRAHGEPFSPPESSPAPAPVAGIAALSLRHQIVAAFALAVVAVLACVHLGMVFLHVAPSNTVTKQHGKAIDQWVYPEFEQNWKLFAPNPLQQNIDVQVRARVRGTDGSATETGWYDLSALDGAAIDGNLLPSHTQQNELRRAWDFYVGTHDNDNRPVGLRGDLSERYLRRVVLLRLAREEAGGKGALVERVQVRSRTTNVPPPDWSDEQVSDRPVLRELPWWTVTEKDLTDTRSTEASAR, encoded by the coding sequence ATGGACGCGTACGACGAGGGCTCGGACGCCCGACACGGGCCGGACGGTCCCGGCAGCCCCCTGCGCGACGGCCCCGTCCCCACCGGTGCCCTGCCCGACGACGCACCCCCCGCTGCCGCACCGGAACCGGCCGGCGGGGAGGTGGCCGCCGAGCGTGATCCCACGCCGGGAGGCCCCGCCCGTGAGCCGTCCGACGCCGACCCGTCTGACGCACACCCGTCTCGCGCCGAGGCCCTGCACGCCGACCGGTCCGACGCCGACCCGTCTCGCGCCGAGACCCCGCACGCCGACCCGTCCCCCGCCGACCCGTCGGAGAAACCCCACGCCGACCCGCCCCACGCGGCGAGTCCCCGCGGGATGCCGGAGCCCAGCCCCACGACGCGTGAGCCCTTCCCGCAGCCGGCAACCACCCGCGCGCACGGCGAGCCCTTCTCCCCGCCGGAGTCCAGCCCCGCCCCGGCCCCCGTCGCCGGCATCGCCGCCCTGTCCCTGCGTCATCAGATCGTCGCGGCCTTCGCGCTCGCCGTCGTCGCGGTCCTCGCCTGCGTGCATCTCGGCATGGTGTTCCTGCACGTCGCGCCCTCGAACACCGTGACCAAGCAGCACGGCAAGGCGATCGACCAGTGGGTGTACCCCGAGTTCGAGCAGAACTGGAAGCTCTTCGCCCCCAACCCGCTGCAGCAGAACATCGACGTGCAGGTCCGCGCGCGGGTCCGCGGCACGGACGGCAGTGCCACCGAGACCGGCTGGTACGACCTGTCCGCGCTCGACGGCGCGGCCATCGACGGCAACCTGCTCCCGAGCCACACCCAGCAGAACGAACTGCGCCGGGCCTGGGACTTCTACGTCGGCACCCACGACAACGACAACCGCCCGGTGGGCCTGCGCGGCGACCTCTCGGAACGCTATTTGCGCCGCGTCGTGCTCCTGCGCCTGGCCCGCGAGGAGGCGGGTGGCAAGGGCGCCCTCGTCGAACGCGTCCAGGTCCGCTCCCGTACCACCAACGTGCCTCCCCCCGACTGGAGCGACGAGCAGGTGTCCGACCGGCCGGTCCTGCGCGAGCTCCCCTGGTGGACGGTCACCGAGAAGGACCTGACGGACACGCGGAGCACGGAGGCGAGCGCCCGATGA
- the paaA gene encoding 1,2-phenylacetyl-CoA epoxidase subunit PaaA produces the protein MATAAAQRTARTQAGEAAGDAVSTAAYQAVFDASVAADERIEPRDWMPDAYRSTLVRQIAQHAHSEIIGMQPEANWITRAPSLRRKAILMAKVQDEAGHGLYLYSAAETLGTSRDELLDKLHSGRQKYSSIFNYPTLTWADVGAIGWLVDGAAITNQVPLCRCSYGPYARAMVRVCKEESFHQRQGYELLLALSGGTPAQHEMAQDAVNRWWWPSLMMFGPPDDESSHSAQSMAWKIKRHSNDELRQRFVDICVPQAESLGLTLPDPDLVWNEERGQHDFGAIDWTEFREVLKGNGPCNDQRITQRRQAHEEGAWVREAAAAYADKQTAGPTAEIPGSADENGKARA, from the coding sequence ATGGCGACAGCAGCAGCGCAGCGCACGGCCCGTACACAGGCGGGAGAAGCCGCGGGCGATGCCGTTTCCACGGCGGCGTACCAGGCCGTCTTCGACGCCTCGGTGGCGGCCGACGAGCGCATCGAGCCCCGGGACTGGATGCCCGACGCCTACCGCTCCACCCTCGTCCGGCAGATCGCCCAGCACGCCCACTCCGAGATCATCGGCATGCAGCCGGAGGCGAACTGGATCACGCGCGCTCCCTCGCTGCGCCGCAAGGCGATCCTGATGGCCAAGGTCCAGGACGAGGCGGGACACGGCCTCTATCTCTACAGCGCGGCCGAGACGCTCGGCACCAGCCGTGACGAGCTGCTCGACAAGCTGCACTCCGGACGCCAGAAGTACTCGTCGATCTTCAACTACCCGACGCTGACCTGGGCGGACGTCGGTGCGATCGGCTGGCTGGTGGACGGCGCCGCGATCACCAACCAGGTCCCCCTGTGCCGCTGCTCGTACGGGCCCTACGCACGCGCGATGGTCCGCGTCTGCAAGGAGGAGTCCTTCCACCAGCGCCAGGGGTACGAGCTGCTGCTCGCCCTCAGCGGCGGCACCCCGGCACAGCACGAGATGGCGCAGGACGCGGTGAACCGCTGGTGGTGGCCCTCCCTGATGATGTTCGGACCGCCCGACGACGAGTCCTCGCACTCGGCGCAGTCCATGGCCTGGAAGATCAAACGCCACTCGAACGACGAGCTGCGCCAGCGCTTCGTGGACATCTGCGTCCCCCAGGCCGAGTCGCTCGGCCTGACCCTCCCGGACCCGGACCTGGTGTGGAACGAGGAGCGGGGCCAGCACGACTTCGGCGCGATCGACTGGACGGAGTTCCGGGAGGTCCTCAAGGGCAACGGCCCGTGCAACGACCAGCGCATCACACAGCGCAGGCAGGCCCACGAAGAGGGCGCATGGGTGAGGGAGGCGGCCGCGGCCTACGCAGACAAGCAGACCGCCGGTCCGACCGCGGAGATACCCGGCTCGGCCGACGAGAACGGGAAGGCGCGCGCATGA
- the paaB gene encoding 1,2-phenylacetyl-CoA epoxidase subunit PaaB — MTTNDWPLWEVFVRSRRGLSHTHAGSLHAPDAELALRNARDLYTRRGEGISIWVVPSAAITASSPDEKDPFFEPSADKPYRHPTFYEIPEGVKHL; from the coding sequence ATGACCACCAACGACTGGCCGCTGTGGGAGGTCTTCGTGCGCTCGCGCCGCGGGCTCTCGCACACCCACGCAGGCAGCCTGCACGCACCGGACGCAGAGCTGGCGCTGCGCAACGCGCGGGATCTGTACACCCGTCGCGGCGAGGGCATCTCGATCTGGGTCGTCCCGTCCGCCGCGATCACCGCGTCCTCCCCCGACGAGAAGGACCCGTTCTTCGAGCCGTCCGCGGACAAGCCCTACCGCCACCCGACGTTCTACGAAATCCCGGAAGGGGTGAAGCACCTGTGA
- the paaC gene encoding 1,2-phenylacetyl-CoA epoxidase subunit PaaC — protein MTHASDTRTPRATATTAQTSTAPAGSGTATAAALALGDDALVLSHRLGEWAGHAPVLEEEVALANVALDLLGQARVLLSMAGDEDELAYLREERAFRNLQLVEQPNGDFAHTIARQLYFSTYQHLLYAQLAAGGGVFAPLAAKAVKEVAYHRDHAEQWTLRLGDGTEVSHERMRQACEALWRFTGEMFQPVEGVDVDREALRTGWLESVTDVLRRATLEVPEGPQAGAWRAGAGREGLHTESFGRMLAEMQHLHRSHPGASW, from the coding sequence GTGACGCACGCATCCGACACCCGGACGCCCCGGGCCACGGCGACCACGGCACAGACGTCCACGGCCCCCGCCGGGTCCGGGACGGCGACCGCCGCGGCCCTCGCCCTCGGAGACGACGCCCTGGTGCTCTCGCACCGCCTGGGGGAGTGGGCCGGCCACGCGCCCGTCCTCGAGGAGGAAGTGGCCCTGGCCAACGTCGCGTTGGACCTGCTCGGCCAGGCCAGGGTGCTGCTGTCCATGGCGGGCGACGAGGACGAGCTCGCGTATCTGCGCGAGGAGCGCGCCTTCCGCAACCTCCAGCTCGTCGAGCAGCCCAACGGCGACTTCGCGCACACCATCGCCCGCCAGCTGTACTTCTCCACCTACCAGCACCTCCTGTACGCGCAACTGGCGGCCGGCGGCGGTGTGTTCGCGCCGCTCGCGGCGAAGGCCGTCAAGGAGGTCGCCTACCACCGGGACCACGCCGAGCAGTGGACCCTGCGGCTCGGCGACGGCACGGAGGTCAGCCATGAGCGGATGCGGCAGGCCTGCGAGGCCCTGTGGCGGTTCACGGGAGAGATGTTCCAGCCCGTCGAGGGCGTGGACGTCGACCGGGAGGCTCTCAGGACCGGTTGGCTGGAGTCCGTCACCGACGTCCTGCGGCGCGCGACGCTGGAGGTCCCCGAAGGCCCCCAGGCCGGGGCGTGGAGGGCGGGAGCGGGACGCGAGGGCCTGCACACCGAGTCCTTCGGCCGGATGCTCGCCGAGATGCAGCACCTGCACCGCAGCCACCCGGGGGCGTCATGGTGA
- the paaD gene encoding 1,2-phenylacetyl-CoA epoxidase subunit PaaD, with the protein MVTTATALEEELRRLAGSVPDPELPVLTLEDLGVLRSVHVRGEGAVDVELTPTYTGCPAVEAMTTDIERVLHEHGVREVSVRTVLSPAWSTEDISDEGRRKLREFGIAPPRGGRPAGPVTVGLGPTRTLARTTAEDDPEPVCCPHCGSTDTELLSRFSSTACKALRRCLSCREPFDHFKEL; encoded by the coding sequence ATGGTGACCACGGCCACCGCCCTGGAGGAGGAACTGCGCCGGCTGGCCGGGTCCGTTCCCGACCCGGAGCTGCCCGTGCTCACCCTGGAGGACCTGGGCGTACTGCGCTCCGTGCACGTGCGGGGCGAGGGCGCCGTCGACGTGGAGCTGACCCCGACGTACACCGGCTGTCCGGCCGTCGAGGCGATGACCACGGACATCGAGCGCGTACTGCACGAACACGGGGTGCGGGAGGTGTCCGTGCGCACGGTGCTCAGTCCGGCCTGGTCGACGGAAGACATCTCGGACGAAGGACGCCGCAAGCTGCGGGAGTTCGGGATTGCGCCGCCCCGCGGCGGACGGCCGGCGGGTCCGGTGACGGTCGGCCTGGGACCGACCCGCACGCTCGCGCGGACGACGGCCGAGGACGACCCGGAGCCCGTGTGCTGTCCGCACTGCGGCTCGACCGACACGGAGTTGCTCAGCCGCTTCTCGTCCACCGCCTGCAAGGCGCTGCGCCGCTGCCTGTCCTGCCGTGAACCGTTCGACCACTTCAAGGAGTTGTGA